The following proteins are encoded in a genomic region of Papaver somniferum cultivar HN1 unplaced genomic scaffold, ASM357369v1 unplaced-scaffold_10, whole genome shotgun sequence:
- the LOC113326042 gene encoding uncharacterized protein LOC113326042, with protein sequence MAHLMMEMIRASLAVTNQFVGNFTLLQVRAYEHFQKLFKDNPFLKIIPFDDPEEPKAKRYHFNNHPKPGNDLRLTDLRLALDAMNTKDVVFDPYKEARENRQYLRSHNVAFYNGPLFHPKGYVMADPRRVMRKLGYKQLPYYMTSSTEKYQLDLFVSMASSTRLRVEYDPSPEPTHWRDRELRRLVDATNWELVNNGDEAEPTYIANYL encoded by the exons atggcacatttgatgatggagatgatAAGGGCCTCTTTggcggttacaaaccaatttgtcgggaatttcactctactccag GTGCGGGCTTATGAACATTTCCAAAAATTGTTCAAGGACAACCCCTTCTTGAAGATTATTCCCTTTGATGATCCTGAGGAGCCTAAAGCCAAGAGATACCATTTCAACAACCATCCGAAGCCCGGTAACGATCTTCGACTGACAGATttgagattggctctggacgcgatgaataccaaagatgttgtgttcgacccttacaaggaggctagagaaaaccgccaatatttgaggtcccataacgttgcattttacaacgggcctttgttccacccaaagggatacgttatggctgatcCTCGACGTGTGATGCGGAAACTTGGATACAAGCAATTACCCTATTACATGACATCCTCTACTGAAAAGTATCAGCTTGACCTTTTTGTGTCCATGGCaagttccacaaggttgagggtagagtatgatccaagtccagaaccaacacattggagggatagggaactacgtcgtttggtagatgctACTAATTGGGAGCTTGTGAACAACGGTGATGAAGCCGAACCAACCTACATTGCTAATTACTTgtaa